One window of Alteriqipengyuania lutimaris genomic DNA carries:
- the rplJ gene encoding 50S ribosomal protein L10, with protein MDRSQKTDAVAQLNNVFNEAGVVVVTRNLGLTVAESTDLRAKMREAGATYQVAKNRLAKIALKDTDYAGIEEYLSGPTALAYSADPVAAAKAVVEFAKTNDRIEVVGGSMGSQVLDEAGVRALASMPSLDELRGKLVGLVNAPATKIAQVVNAPANKLARVFGAYAAKDAA; from the coding sequence ATGGATCGTTCGCAAAAAACCGATGCGGTCGCTCAGCTGAACAACGTCTTCAACGAGGCGGGCGTGGTGGTCGTCACCCGCAACCTCGGCCTGACGGTGGCGGAATCCACCGATCTGCGCGCGAAGATGCGTGAGGCCGGCGCGACCTACCAGGTTGCGAAGAACCGTCTTGCCAAGATCGCCCTCAAGGACACCGACTACGCAGGTATCGAAGAATACCTGTCCGGTCCGACCGCGCTGGCCTATTCGGCCGATCCGGTCGCCGCGGCCAAGGCCGTGGTGGAGTTCGCGAAGACCAACGACCGCATCGAAGTGGTCGGTGGCTCGATGGGCTCGCAGGTGCTCGACGAAGCAGGTGTCAGGGCTCTCGCCTCGATGCCCAGCCTCGACGAACTGCGTGGCAAGCTCGTTGGTCTGGTCAACGCCCCCGCGACGAAAATCGCGCAGGTCGTCAATGCCCCGGCGAACAAGCTGGCCCGTGTCTTCGGCGCATATGCCGCCAAGGACGCCGCGTAA
- a CDS encoding DUF2975 domain-containing protein, whose translation MTKTLNDPLLLIGKIFTIVLQAVMALGSVALLIAIPAVLIAQGPIEAEIAQELPGFTQDFPGILIAAILAIGLAFLVMLFFFFGMLRQIIGTVGDGDPFQPANARRLSNMAWLMLGTQLLVIPAGIIAFQLTGYADAIEAAGAENFNMDFDDDGFDMTAWLLVVILFILARVFRHGAAMREDLEGTV comes from the coding sequence ATGACCAAGACCCTCAACGACCCGCTGCTGCTGATCGGCAAGATCTTTACCATCGTCCTGCAGGCCGTCATGGCTCTCGGATCGGTCGCGCTGCTGATCGCCATTCCCGCCGTCCTGATCGCCCAGGGGCCGATCGAAGCCGAGATCGCCCAGGAACTGCCCGGCTTCACCCAGGACTTTCCCGGCATCCTGATCGCCGCGATCCTGGCGATCGGCCTCGCGTTCCTCGTGATGCTGTTCTTCTTCTTCGGGATGCTGCGACAGATCATCGGCACGGTCGGTGACGGAGATCCTTTCCAGCCCGCCAACGCACGCCGGCTCAGCAACATGGCCTGGCTGATGCTCGGGACACAGCTGCTCGTCATTCCCGCCGGGATCATCGCGTTCCAGCTGACCGGCTATGCCGATGCGATCGAAGCGGCCGGTGCCGAAAACTTCAACATGGACTTCGACGATGACGGCTTCGACATGACCGCGTGGCTGCTGGTCGTCATCCTGTTCATCCTCGCCCGCGTCTTCCGCCACGGCGCCGCGATGCGCGAAGACCTGGAAGGAACCGTGTGA
- the rplL gene encoding 50S ribosomal protein L7/L12, producing MADIAKLVEELSKLTVLEAAELATALEEEWGVSAAAAVAVAGPAAGGDAPAAEEKDEFDVILTGDGGKKIQVIKEVRAITGLGLTEAKGLVEGAPKPLKEGVNKAEAEEIKSKIEAAGGTVELK from the coding sequence ATGGCAGACATCGCCAAGCTTGTTGAAGAACTTTCGAAGCTGACCGTCCTCGAAGCAGCTGAACTCGCCACCGCGCTCGAAGAAGAGTGGGGCGTGAGCGCCGCTGCCGCCGTTGCGGTTGCCGGCCCGGCTGCCGGTGGCGACGCCCCGGCCGCTGAAGAAAAGGACGAATTCGACGTCATTCTCACCGGCGACGGTGGCAAGAAGATCCAGGTCATCAAGGAAGTCCGCGCCATCACCGGCCTGGGCCTCACCGAAGCCAAGGGTCTCGTCGAAGGCGCGCCCAAGCCGCTCAAGGAAGGCGTCAACAAGGCCGAAGCCGAAGAAATCAAGAGCAAGATCGAAGCCGCTGGCGGCACGGTCGAACTCAAGTAA
- the rpoB gene encoding DNA-directed RNA polymerase subunit beta has protein sequence MATKSANDDAQLPAKRGTAKTGTAKRRIRKIFGDIHEVVQMPNLIEVQRESYEQFLRSDKEIDYVSGLEKTLRSVFPIRDFAGTAELDFVDYELEPPKYDTTECRQRGITYAAPMRVTLRLIVFEVDQDTEARSVLDIKEQEVYMGDMPLMTENGTFIVNGTERVIVSQMHRSPGVLFDHDRGKTHSSGKLLFAARVIPYRGSWLDFEFDAKDIVNVRIDRKRKLPVTSLLYGLGLDQEEILHHFYDTVVWKRAKDGWNIPFVAEQWRGSKPTFPLVNADTGEEVFPANQKISPRAANKASKDGLETLLLPTEEIFGRYAARDMIDEGTGRIYIEAGDEVSPEHLEALDGAGVDQVELLDIDEVNTGPWIRNTLKVDKAENRDEGLEAIYKVMRPGEPPTKETAEALFEGLFFDGERYDLSAVGRVKLNMRLELDAEDTVTTLRKEDILAVVKELVGLKDGKGEVDDIDNLGNRRVRSVGELLENQYRVGLLRMERAVKERMSSVDVSTVMPNDLINAKPAVAAVREFFGSSQLSQFMDQTNPLSEVTHKRRVSALGPGGLTRERAGFEVRDVHPTHYGRICPIETPEGPNIGLINSLASFSRVNKYGFIETPYRKVVDGKVTSDVIYLSAMEEQKHTVAQASAALNEDGTFVEELVSARQSGDNLMAPRETITLMDVSPKQLVSVGASLIPFLENDDANRALMGANMQRQAVPLVKAEAPWVGTGMEETVARDSGAAITAKRGGIVDQVDATRIVIRAIGDVEPGQSGVDIYSLQKFQRSNQNTCINQRPLVKVGETIEEGDVIADGPSTDLGELALGKNSLVAFMPWNGYNYEDSILISERIVKDDVFTSIHIEEFEVMARDTKLGPEDITRDIPNVGEEALRNLDEAGIVYIGAEVHPGDILCGKITPKGESPMTPEEKLLRAIFGEKASDVRDTSLRLPPGVAGTVVEVRVFNRHGIEIDDRTRAIQNEEIERLRKDSADERAILNRATYNRLGDMLIGQTASAAPKGVKKGTEITQDVLDEVDRHEWFKFAVEDDDRQAQLEAIKGQYDEAVKGIDAKFEDRKEKLERGDELAPGVLKMVKVFVAVKRKLQPGDKMAGRHGNKGVISRILPEEDMPFLADGTPVDIVLNPLGVPSRMNVGQIFETHLGMAAREFGHQIKDALEDWRAKNPDAEPGEPPAAIKEKLKEVYGEDYHDSIEGRSGEEIAELAGNLVRGVPMGTPVFDGAREGDVTTQLEKSGLDADGQSVLFDGRTGDAFHRKVTVGIIYMLKLHHLVDDKIHARSIGPYSLVTQQPLGGKAQFGGQRFGEMEVWALQAYGAAYTLQEMLTVKSDDVVGRQKVYEAIVKGDDTFEAGIPESFNVLVKEMRSLGLNVELKSIADEDDEDGMQIAAE, from the coding sequence ATGGCGACCAAGAGCGCGAACGACGACGCACAGCTCCCGGCGAAGCGGGGCACGGCCAAGACCGGCACCGCCAAGCGCCGCATCCGCAAGATCTTCGGTGACATTCACGAAGTCGTGCAGATGCCGAACCTGATCGAGGTTCAGCGCGAAAGCTACGAACAGTTCCTGCGCTCCGACAAGGAAATCGACTATGTCTCGGGCCTCGAGAAGACGCTGCGCAGCGTCTTCCCGATCCGCGACTTCGCGGGCACAGCCGAGCTCGATTTCGTCGACTACGAACTCGAACCGCCCAAGTACGACACCACCGAATGCCGCCAGCGCGGGATCACCTATGCCGCGCCGATGCGCGTCACGCTGCGCCTGATCGTGTTCGAGGTGGACCAGGACACCGAAGCCCGCTCCGTGCTCGATATCAAGGAGCAGGAAGTCTACATGGGCGACATGCCGCTCATGACCGAGAACGGCACCTTCATCGTCAATGGTACCGAGCGCGTGATCGTCTCGCAGATGCACCGTTCGCCGGGCGTGCTGTTCGACCATGACCGTGGCAAGACGCACAGCTCGGGCAAGCTGCTGTTTGCTGCGCGCGTCATTCCCTATCGCGGTTCGTGGCTCGACTTCGAGTTCGACGCGAAGGACATCGTCAACGTCCGGATCGACCGCAAGCGCAAGCTGCCGGTCACCTCGCTGCTCTATGGCCTCGGCCTCGACCAGGAGGAAATCCTCCACCACTTCTACGACACCGTCGTGTGGAAGCGCGCGAAGGACGGATGGAACATTCCCTTCGTCGCCGAGCAATGGCGCGGCTCCAAGCCGACTTTCCCGCTGGTGAATGCCGACACGGGCGAGGAAGTCTTCCCCGCCAACCAGAAGATTTCGCCCCGCGCCGCCAACAAGGCGAGCAAGGACGGTCTCGAAACGCTGCTGCTGCCGACCGAGGAGATCTTCGGCCGCTACGCCGCGCGTGACATGATCGACGAGGGCACGGGCCGCATCTACATCGAAGCCGGCGACGAAGTGTCGCCGGAGCATCTCGAAGCGCTCGACGGCGCGGGCGTCGACCAGGTCGAGCTGCTCGACATCGACGAGGTCAATACCGGCCCGTGGATCCGCAACACTCTCAAGGTCGACAAGGCCGAGAACCGCGACGAGGGCCTGGAAGCCATCTACAAGGTGATGCGCCCGGGCGAGCCGCCGACCAAGGAAACCGCCGAAGCGCTGTTCGAAGGCCTGTTCTTCGACGGTGAGCGCTACGACCTGTCCGCCGTCGGCCGCGTGAAGCTCAACATGCGCCTCGAACTGGACGCCGAAGACACCGTCACCACGCTGCGCAAGGAAGACATCCTCGCGGTGGTGAAGGAGCTCGTCGGCCTGAAGGACGGCAAGGGCGAAGTCGACGACATCGACAACCTCGGCAACCGCCGCGTGCGCTCGGTCGGCGAACTGCTCGAAAACCAGTACCGCGTCGGCCTGCTGCGCATGGAACGCGCGGTGAAGGAACGCATGAGCAGCGTCGACGTGTCGACCGTGATGCCGAACGACCTGATCAACGCGAAGCCCGCCGTGGCCGCGGTGCGCGAGTTCTTCGGTTCCTCGCAGCTCTCGCAGTTCATGGACCAGACCAACCCGCTGTCCGAAGTCACCCACAAGCGCCGCGTTTCGGCGCTTGGGCCGGGTGGTCTGACGCGTGAGCGTGCGGGCTTTGAAGTCCGCGACGTTCACCCGACGCACTATGGCCGTATCTGCCCGATCGAGACGCCCGAAGGCCCGAACATCGGCCTGATCAACTCGCTCGCCAGCTTCAGCCGCGTCAACAAGTACGGCTTCATCGAAACGCCGTACCGCAAGGTCGTCGACGGCAAGGTCACCAGCGACGTGATCTACCTCTCCGCGATGGAAGAGCAGAAGCACACCGTCGCGCAGGCGAGCGCCGCCCTCAACGAGGACGGCACCTTCGTGGAAGAGCTGGTCTCCGCCCGCCAGAGCGGCGACAACCTCATGGCCCCTCGTGAAACCATCACGCTGATGGACGTTTCGCCGAAGCAGCTCGTCTCGGTCGGTGCATCGCTCATTCCGTTCCTGGAAAACGATGACGCCAACCGCGCGCTGATGGGCGCCAACATGCAGCGCCAGGCCGTGCCGCTCGTCAAGGCGGAAGCGCCGTGGGTCGGCACCGGCATGGAAGAGACCGTGGCGCGCGATTCGGGCGCGGCGATCACCGCCAAGCGCGGCGGGATCGTCGACCAGGTCGACGCGACGCGTATTGTCATCCGCGCGATCGGCGATGTCGAACCCGGCCAGTCGGGCGTCGACATCTACAGCTTGCAGAAGTTCCAGCGCTCCAACCAGAACACCTGCATCAACCAGCGTCCGCTGGTGAAGGTGGGCGAAACGATCGAGGAAGGCGACGTCATCGCCGACGGCCCCTCGACCGACCTGGGCGAACTGGCGCTGGGCAAGAACAGCCTCGTCGCGTTCATGCCGTGGAACGGCTACAACTACGAAGACTCGATCCTGATCTCCGAACGCATCGTGAAGGACGACGTGTTCACCTCGATCCACATCGAGGAATTCGAGGTGATGGCGCGCGACACCAAGCTCGGGCCGGAAGACATCACCCGCGACATTCCCAACGTGGGCGAGGAAGCGCTGCGCAACCTCGATGAGGCGGGCATCGTCTACATCGGCGCCGAAGTGCACCCGGGCGATATCCTGTGCGGCAAGATCACGCCCAAGGGCGAATCTCCGATGACGCCGGAAGAAAAGCTTCTGCGCGCCATCTTCGGCGAAAAGGCGAGCGACGTGCGCGACACCTCGCTGCGTCTGCCGCCGGGCGTTGCCGGCACGGTCGTCGAAGTGCGCGTGTTCAACCGCCACGGGATCGAGATCGACGACCGTACGCGGGCGATCCAGAACGAGGAAATCGAGCGTCTGCGCAAGGACAGCGCCGACGAACGCGCGATCCTCAACCGGGCGACCTACAACCGCCTGGGCGACATGCTGATCGGCCAGACCGCTTCGGCCGCGCCCAAGGGCGTCAAGAAGGGCACCGAGATCACGCAGGACGTCCTCGACGAAGTCGATCGCCACGAATGGTTCAAGTTCGCGGTGGAAGACGACGATCGCCAGGCGCAGCTCGAAGCGATCAAGGGCCAGTACGACGAAGCCGTGAAGGGCATCGACGCCAAGTTCGAGGATCGCAAGGAAAAGCTCGAACGCGGTGACGAGCTCGCCCCGGGCGTGCTCAAGATGGTCAAGGTCTTCGTCGCAGTGAAGCGCAAGCTGCAGCCGGGCGACAAGATGGCCGGACGCCACGGGAACAAGGGCGTCATCAGCCGCATCCTGCCCGAAGAGGACATGCCGTTCCTCGCCGACGGTACGCCGGTCGACATCGTGCTCAACCCGCTCGGCGTGCCTTCGCGCATGAACGTCGGCCAGATCTTCGAGACCCATCTTGGCATGGCGGCCCGCGAGTTCGGGCACCAGATCAAGGATGCGCTGGAAGACTGGCGCGCCAAGAACCCCGACGCCGAACCCGGAGAGCCGCCCGCGGCGATCAAGGAGAAGCTGAAGGAGGTCTACGGCGAGGACTATCACGACTCGATCGAAGGCCGCTCGGGCGAGGAAATCGCGGAGCTGGCGGGCAACCTCGTGCGCGGCGTGCCGATGGGCACCCCGGTGTTCGACGGTGCGCGCGAAGGCGACGTGACCACGCAGCTGGAGAAATCCGGCCTCGACGCGGACGGCCAGTCGGTCCTGTTCGACGGGCGCACGGGCGATGCCTTCCACCGCAAGGTGACCGTGGGCATCATCTACATGCTCAAGCTGCACCACCTCGTCGACGACAAGATCCACGCACGCTCGATCGGCCCGTACAGCCTCGTCACCCAGCAGCCGCTGGGCGGTAAGGCGCAGTTCGGCGGACAGCGCTTCGGCGAGATGGAGGTCTGGGCGCTCCAGGCATACGGCGCGGCCTACACCTTGCAGGAAATGCTCACCGTCAAGTCGGACGACGTGGTCGGCCGCCAGAAGGTCTACGAAGCGATCGTCAAGGGCGACGACACCTTCGAGGCGGGCATTCCGGAGAGCTTCAACGTGCTCGTGAAGGAAATGCGCTCGCTGGGCCTCAACGTCGAACTCAAGTCCATCGCGGACGAGGACGACGAAGACGGCATGCAGATCGCGGCGGAGTAA
- a CDS encoding helix-turn-helix domain-containing protein: MPPRTDDSIEGTRIMVKLDDLLHDRRMTLTELAERVGMTLANLSILKTGKAKAIRFSTLEAICRELDCQPGDLLGYETEAPGG, encoded by the coding sequence ATGCCGCCCCGCACCGACGACTCGATCGAAGGAACACGCATCATGGTGAAACTCGACGACCTGCTGCACGACCGGCGCATGACGCTGACCGAACTGGCCGAGCGGGTCGGCATGACGCTCGCCAACCTCTCGATCCTGAAGACCGGCAAGGCCAAGGCGATCCGATTTTCGACCCTCGAAGCGATTTGCCGCGAACTGGATTGCCAACCGGGCGACTTGCTCGGTTACGAGACGGAAGCACCCGGGGGCTGA